Genomic window (Oncorhynchus masou masou isolate Uvic2021 chromosome 26, UVic_Omas_1.1, whole genome shotgun sequence):
CCTTGCTAGTAACTGTCCACCAGATCTattgtggatttaaaaaaaaaaaacaatgtatCACGATTGTCGATGGTTATAAAACCACAATTGCATTGCATCACGAATGTCGATGGTCATAAAAAATAATTGCATTGATTAAATGTTATATAAAAACAGTGGGAGTCAAAGGGGTACAATGTTGCCAGCCAGAAACTCCTTCAGTGGAAACAGCTACTTATTTAAATCATACACAGGGAGTCTTGCATGGTAAACAAACACCCGTTAGAACTTGGACCTGTGTAGTCAGGGTCGGCCTTGTCCTGTTTCTCCTCCTAAATATACTATAGATTGGCTCATGTAGAAGGGTAACAGTAGCTGGGACTGGGATCCTCTGAGTTTAGTTTCCCTTTTGATCTTCCTATCCACCTCTTTCTCCTTTGCCTTTCTATATCCATCTCTTCTCTTGCCTCTTTCTCTTTGTAAGGCTGCCTGTACACATACAAAGGGTACTCTACCCTCCCAGCTCAGCCCCCCTTTGTTTTCCAGGCTTAAGTCTCCCTTTGGCCCCATTGGGGGGTGATGATGATGGAGCTGAGACTCTAAAACAGAAATCCCCAACCCCAGCAGTTTTCAAACGGTGCTACAGAAGTGCCTAACCCCCCAGGGTTATGCAAACTGTTTTAAAGGGTACATTAGAGGAAGGAAATCTGTAATGGCAGAAAGCCACATCTGATCACCACAGTCAACATTCAGGATATTgtcctgtttttttgttgttgtttttttacaataAGTACCCATGTTAGAGAGCTAACTGGTAAAATGCATGATCACAAGTTCTTATAAAGACCAGAATGGGTTGTGGGTTAAAAAGGTTTTGATACAATTGTTTTCACTAACAGGCATCTTGTAAAACAAAGGATCTCTTTATACGATTTGGGTAAGGCCTTTACTGAGAGGAGATTAGAGAAGTTTAAAGAGTTTTGTACAACTGCCTtactcactcagtctctctcttctcttcctccccagaTAAAGCCATGCCGTGGGACCGCCCAGCTTCTGTGCTCGCCATGGTGATCTGAAGCCCCAGTGTGGACGTGTCACATCCACACTCGCctacccacagacacacacacggactgaGCCCCCCAGCAAGTGTGTGCGATGGACAGGTGTAAGCACGTGGGGCGGCTCAGGCTGGCCCCAGACCACTCCATCCTCAACCCCCAGAAGTGGCACTGCGTGGACTGCAACACCACAGAGTCGGTGTGGGCCTGCCTGGGCTGTGCCCACGTTGCGTGCGGCCGCTACATCGAGGAGCACGCCCTGCAGCACTTCCTGCAGCATCACCACCCGTTGGCCATAGAGGTCAATGAGCTCTACGTCTTCTGCTACCTATGTGACGACTACGTGCTCAACGACAACGCGACGGGAGACCTCAAGCTGCTGCGCTCCACGCTCAGTGCCATCCAGAGCCAGCGCTACGAGGTCACCACCCGCTCAGGACGCATCTTGAGATCAGCTAGCGCTCCGCCCGACGCCCCCCAGCCCTGCGGCTCCAGCGAACTGCAGCTGAGGGACGAGGACCGCATGTTCACGGCGCTCTGGCACCGCCGCCGGGCACTGATGGGTCGAGTGTTCCACACCTGGTTCAGCCTGACggaaggggggaagaggagggaggaggaggagagacagagagaggaggaggagaggaggaggaaggagttgagagagaggaggaagacgtTGAAGAGGCAGCTACAGGAAGCGTTGGAGAGTGCCCCACCCAGGAAGAGTCACCGCCTGAGGAGAGCCAGCCAGAGAGCTGCTGCCGCCGCTGCTGTCACCCCCTCCTCCACACGAACACGCACCCACAGCACCACTTACACACCCCAGACCCCCTTGCCCCACAACCAAGAACCCAGAGCCCCGCCACTCACACCCCCAAGAGAATGGGCCGCCCCACTAAAACCCCTGCGCCCAAACCCTCTCGCTACTCAACCCCCTTTTCTTCCACCAAAGGCAAACCCAGAGCCGCCTCTGCCCAAGCCCGGACCGCCCCCTCCCCGGCCCCCCGCCGTGCCCCCCCCAAACAGGGCGACTCGCCCCTCAAACGGCGGCCCACTGTCACTCCGGGTGTCACGGGACTGCGTAACCTAGGCAACACGTGCTACATGAACTCCATCCTGCAGGTGCTGAGCCACCTTCACATCTTCAGGGAGTGTTTCCTCCGGCTGGACCTGACGCAGGCCCTGGAGCTGCTGGCCTCGGCCGTTCACGGACAGCTGGTGGTT
Coding sequences:
- the LOC135514972 gene encoding LOW QUALITY PROTEIN: ubiquitin carboxyl-terminal hydrolase 44-like (The sequence of the model RefSeq protein was modified relative to this genomic sequence to represent the inferred CDS: inserted 1 base in 1 codon) — encoded protein: MDRCKHVGRLRLAPDHSILNPQKWHCVDCNTTESVWACLGCAHVACGRYIEEHALQHFLQHHHPLAIEVNELYVFCYLCDDYVLNDNATGDLKLLRSTLSAIQSQRYEVTTRSGRILRSASAPPDAPQPCGSSELQLRDEDRMFTALWHRRRALMGRVFHTWFSLTEGGKRREEEERQREEEERRRKELRERRKTLKRQLQEALESAPPRKSHRLRRASQRAAAAAAVTPSSTRTRTHSTTYTPQTPLPHXPRTQSPATHTPKRMGRPTKTPAPKPSRYSTPFSSTKGKPRAASAQARTAPSPAPRRAPPKQGDSPLKRRPTVTPGVTGLRNLGNTCYMNSILQVLSHLHIFRECFLRLDLTQALELLASAVHGQLVVPSPGGPVSSFPLAQRRGPQVGAGLSGGASRARSMELIQPKEPSSKHISLCHELHTLFQVMWSGKWALVSPFAMLHSVWQLIPAFRGYAQQDAQEFLCELLDKVQHELESTGTHTPPAGVSTGQRHLIKQVLSIVNTIFHGQLLSQVTCLACDHRSNTVEPFWDLSLEFPERYHSNSRESAAQVSCQLTEMLAKFTETEALEGNIYACDQCNSKRRRFSSKPVILTEAQKQLMVHKLPQVLRLHLKRFRWSGRNHREKIGVHVSFDQLLNMEPYCCRDPSPKGSPYSSPAPAGSPTPKHFLYELSAVVMHHGKGFGSGHYTAYCYNKEGRFWVHCNDSKLNVCSVEEVCGAQAYILFYTQRFTQDKDRPL